The following coding sequences lie in one Vanessa atalanta chromosome 1, ilVanAtal1.2, whole genome shotgun sequence genomic window:
- the LOC125077735 gene encoding odorant receptor 49b-like, translating into MYRCYSSVYIFVVLILYNLQQTMSLYYAPRKIELMIKEITFFFNVLAITNCVFMILYRKKTIIKIFKALDSEEFQGTDIVTNDILTKDVAHYKMYWKGLLGLGNFAYTLNSVVPIIVNLAISSYQLQLPTFNYYFLSESIKNEYFGLLYAYEFFSIYGIMMYDVTTDSFINGILFFSITQMKILNKKFRNLKTEINSKLSRDAQERIHVTKLKECLRHYDSILTYCSDVQSIINFIMFVKFGLGSLLICVLLCGLLLPQTMESIMFMLFYSMAMVLQIFVPCWLGTQLTYQSQELVFAAYNSNWIPRNEPFKRSVKVFMERAKTPIVIIGFKLFPLSLETFTSIMKTAYSFVTLVRNFQEEAET; encoded by the exons ATGTACCGATGCTATTCATCCGTTTACATTTTcgtcgttttaatattatataacttacaaCAAACAATGAGTCTATATTACGCCCCGAGAAAAATTGAACTAATGATTAAAGAAATAACATTCTTCTTTAACGTTCTAGCTATAACGAATTGCGTATTCATGATATTGTATAGGAAGAAAACgattatcaaaatttttaaagcATTAGACAGTGAAGAGTTCCAAGGTACTGATATCGTTACGAACGACATATTGACAAAGGATGTAGCTCACTATAAAATGTATTGGAAAGGCCTCTTGGGGCTGGGAAACTTCGCTTACACATTGAATTCCGTCGTtccaataattgtaaatttggCAATAAGTTCTTACCAACTTCAACTTCCTACGTTTAACTACTATTTTCTTAGCGAAAGTATTAAGAACGAATACTTCGGCTTGTTGTACGCTTACGAATTTTTTTCCATCTACGGAATCATGATGTACGACGTAACGACTGACTCATTCATAAAtggcatattatttttttcaataacacaaATGAAAATACTGAACAAGAAATTCAGAAATCTGAAAAcggaaataaattcaaaactgtCGAGAGACGCTCAAGAAAGAATACACGTTACGAAACTAAAAGAATGCTTGAGACATTACGACAGCATTTTGAC aTACTGTAGCGATGTCCAAagtataatcaattttattatgttcgTGAAATTCGGACTGGGATCCTTGCTTATTTGCGTTCTGTTGTGTGGATTACTTCtg cctCAAACAATGGAATCTATTATGTTTATGCTTTTCTATTCAATGGCAAtggttttacaaatatttgttccATGTTGGCTTGGGACGCAGCTCACTTATcag AGTCAAGAGTTAGTGTTCGCGGCATACAATAGCAATTGGATCCCTAGGAATGAACCGTTTAAAAGGAGTGTCAAGGTTTTTATGGAGCGCGCTAAAACTCCTATTGTAATAATCGGCTTCAAGTTGTTTCCACTGTCTCTTGAGACTTTCACGTCT ATAATGAAGACAGCTTATTCATTCGTGACTCTAGTGAGAAACTTTCAAGAAGAAGCTGAAACATAA
- the LOC125064948 gene encoding odorant receptor 2a-like, with protein sequence MATSKLSDCFKINFIHLKFFGIWRGYNTSKYYKYYSILFLFINSFTYNTLLILNLLFTPRKIDLIIREVIFLFTEVAVAGKVFMILLMRKEIFDAFNILDCEAFKGEDEASRQIVESHVSKYKTYWKIYAIISNFAYSSQVFLPLFVYLIFNTKMELPICKYYFLDDHVIRNYFVFWFIYQSVGMYGHMQYNVNIDTLIAGFLMMAIAQFEALNNGLKNLKDAKNNTKNYQFRDAAEIVKLNQHLKHYQQILDYCSAIQNIIGITMFVQFGIASVIICVILCGLLLPSSIEAMIFMVSYLFAMLLQIFVPAWLGTQLSHESQELVFAAYCSEWIPRSERFKRSLNVLMERAKRNIILTGWRLFPLSLDTFTSILKNAYSFFTLIRNVQAREI encoded by the exons ATGGCTACGTCTAAACTATCTgattgctttaaaataaattttattcatctcAAATTTTTTGGAATATGGCGGGGTTACAATACGTCcaagtattacaaatattattcgatattatTTCTCTTTATAAATTCATTCACCTACAATACTTTGCTTAtcttaaatttactatttacgCCACGGAAAATAGATCTTATAATTCgcgaagtaatttttttatttaccgaaGTGGCGGTAGCTGGTAAAGTTTTCATGATACTACTTATGCGAAAGGAAATCTTTGATGCTTTCAATATATTAGATTGTGAAGCTTTTAAAGGTGAAGACGAAGCTAGTAGGCAAATTGTGGAAAGTCATGTCTCTAAGTACAAAACTTACTGGAAAATATACGCCATTATATCAAACTTTGCTTATTCTTCGCAAGTATTTCTACCGCTATTCGTATATTTGATATTCAACACAAAAATGGAATTGCCGATATGCAAATACTATTTCTTAGACGATCATGTTATACgaaactattttgtattttggTTCATATACCAGTCAGTTGGAATGTACGGTCATATGCAATATAATGTCAATATTGACACATTAATCGCTGGATTTTTGATGATGGCAATAGCACAGTTCGAAGCGCTAAATAATGgactaaaaaatttaaaagacgctaaaaataatacaaaaaattatcaatttaggGATGCTGCCGAAATTGTTAAACtaaatcaacatttaaaacattaccaGCAGATCCTCGA CTATTGTTCTGCAATACAGAATATTATAGGAATAACAATGTTCGTTCAATTTGGGATTGCTTCTGtaataatttgtgtaattttatgtgGATTGCTTttg cCGTCGTCTATAGAAGCTATGATATTTATGGTGAGCTATTTATTCGCCATGCTTTTACAAATATTCGTGCCAGCATGGTTGGGGACACAGCTTAGTCATGAA AGCCAGGAACTGGTATTTGCAGCGTATTGTAGCGAATGGATACCGAGATCTGAGAGATTCAAACGAAGCCTTAATGTTCTCATGGAACGAGCGAAACGGAACATAATATTAACCGGCTGGAGGCTGTTCCCACTTTCTCTTGATACATTTACATCG ATTTTAAAAAACGCATACTCGTTTTTCACTCTCATCAGAAACGTGCAAGCTCGAGAAATATAG